Proteins from a genomic interval of Yarrowia lipolytica chromosome 1E, complete sequence:
- a CDS encoding uncharacterized protein (Compare to YALI0E28699g, similar to Saccharomyces cerevisiae YGR263C; ancestral locus Anc_5.42, weakly similar to wi|NCU07890.1 Neurospora crassa NCU07890.1): MLLARWMFSLEQTTAGRILFGRTAWMWFYRFRRFRSGAIDMGDVRFENDPIIPGLWVRSEGRVPNYDIVLFWMHGGGMVTHSPYMYLEFMTALVTSLHMQGFRSPAIFMLKHSYAPEHPFPHQLDEAAVAWNYLQKEHPAANFVFAGDGSGANLALSLLLHLTRPCLGVTECLTNVKPQAALLLSPWPNWKTSMREETENCYFSAFHLRRYRNYYIARAKETSPYFDLSCVTSLSWWKESFPEKGMYLIYGTEEMFANEIEELYGVLRLCGPIKIDGELRQIHCWPITTHFLARDEYVRGAGVFAIALNLGKMLIWGNDVK, translated from the coding sequence ATGTTGCTTGCTCGCTGGATGTTCAGCTTGGAGCAGACCACAGCAGGCCGTATCTTGTTTGGACGAACGGCGTGGATGTGGTTCTACAGGTTTCGCCGGTTCCGTTCGGGAGCAATCGACATGGGCGACGTGCGATTCGAAAACGACCCGATTATTCCAGGGCTGTGGGTGCGTTCTGAAGGACGAGTTCCAAACTACGACATTGTGCTCTTTTGGATGCATGGAGGTGGGATGGTCACACACTCACCTTACATGTATCTGGAGTTCATGACAGCGCTAGTCACATCATTACATATGCAGGGCTTCCGATCCCCTGCCATCTTTATGCTCAAGCACAGCTACGCCCCCGAGCACCCGTTCCCACATCAACTCGATGAGGCGGCAGTCGCGTGGAACTACCTCCAAAAGGAACACCCAGCGGCCAACTTTGTGTTTGCCGGTGACGGTAGTGGTGCGAACCTAGCTCTATCTCTATTACTGCATCTCACACGACCCTGTCTTGGTGTCACTGAGTGTTTGACGAACGTGAAACCACAGGCAGCTCTGCTATTGAGCCCGTGGCCCAACTGGAAAACTAGCATGCGTGAGGAGACAGAAAACTGCTACTTTTCAGCATTCCATTTGCGCAGGTATAGAAACTACTACATTGCTCGAGCCAAGGAGACGTCGCCATACTTTGACCTCTCGTGTGTCACATCTCTGTCATGGTGGAAAGAGTCCTTCCCTGAAAAGGGTATGTATCTCATTTATGGCACAGAGGAGATGTTCGCCAACGAGATAGAAGAGCTTTATGGGGTCCTTCGGCTATGTGGACCCATCAAGATTGATGGGGAGCTGCGTCAGATTCACTGCTGGCCCATCACAACGCACTTCCTTGCCCGAGACGAGTATGTCCGCGGCGCAGGAGTGTTCGCGATAGCCTTGAATCTCGGAAAGATGTTAATTTGGGGTAATGATGTGAAGTGA
- a CDS encoding uncharacterized protein (Compare to YALI0E28743g, weakly similar to DEHA0F13849g Debaryomyces hansenii IPF 8029.1), translating into MWEYQNAAIRLDILSAGSSWKQDPEGKKVLRNHGSSAIHLWNKNKPEQELILCSSCDLANLSDDKGEYGLKAHARLLVASEGGLKSEHLEWVRGELQAVVPLADVNQVLQQYTSGGFNFKPTAEDSKSIGTRWEGSKAELPSVIVIKPLGKLPRRGKKCEQLATADISKVHLEVQCSPFVLVNPAVFMAYTVRGNASYLGYTANFGRPQTKASVIFSDIRFLEGMEGGVVTDTHGKLIGMVVGCLSKAGGEGTLTVIVPWQELMDTLEKKDDKYKLRMSKTVSVESPMTPASFNGVCAITVSLAGGRRGWGSGVLINRTTVVTNQHVPGDDYQSVTVWFDKTHNSEAFVDQAPLPGVDLVFLTLRTPAPPIFFPSRLSKTPAYRGQPVESYGFGLMYPTAPLRPIQPLYSRGHIASAVKMSLEGKPSKDNAMLCSTAHCWNGSSGGGVFDSRTGELVGIMASNGKVDNGVIVPDMAFVIPACGVIDKALQLKQKGKQGKVADRVKDLWALRETHESLFNPAKPKL; encoded by the coding sequence ATGTGGGAGTACCAAAATGCAGCTATTCGACTAGATATTCTGTCGGCAGGCTCCTCGTGGAAACAGGACCCCGAGGGCAAGAAAGTTCTCAGAAATCATGGCTCTTCAGCCATCCATCTGTGGAACAAAAACAAGCCCGAACAGGAGCTGATTCTGTGTTCCAGTTGTGACCTTGCCAACTTGAGTGATGATAAGGGAGAATATGGACTCAAGGCTCATGCTAGACTACTTGTTGCGTCTGAGGGAGGACTCAAATCGGAGCACCTCGAATGGGTACGCGGTGAATTACAGGCCGTCGTGCCTCTGGCCGATGTGAACCAGGTGCTACAACAGTACACAAGTGGCGGGTTCAACTTCAAGCCCACTGCGGAGGATTCCAAGAGTATTGGAACAAGATGGGAGGGGTCCAAGGCCGAGCTTCCGTCGGTTATTGTGATTAAGCCCCTTGGAAAGTTGCCTAGACGGGGCAAGAAGTGTGAACAACTCGCCACCGCGGACATTTCAAAGGTGCACTTGGAAGTGCAGTGCTCGCCATTTGTGTTGGTCAATCCGGCGGTGTTCATGGCTTACACTGTGCGAGGTAACGCCTCTTACTTGGGATACACAGCCAACTTTGGACGTCCTCAGACCAAGGCGTCGGTGATTTTCAGCGATATCCGGTTTCTCGAAGGTATGGAGGGTGGCGTTGTGACGGATACGCATGGAAAACTAATCGGCATGGTTGTAGGATGCCTGTCAAaggctggaggagaaggtACATTGACTGTGATTGTGCCCTGGCAGGAACTGATGGACACCCtagagaagaaggacgacaaaTACAAGCTGAGAATGTCAAAGACTGTCTCGGTTGAGTCACCAATGACCCCCGCTTCTTTCAACGGGGTCTGCGCCATTACTGTATCTCTAGCTGGAGGTAGGAGAGGCTGGGGTTCAGGTGTATTGATCAACAGAACGACAGTGGTCACCAATCAGCATGTCCCGGGAGATGATTATCAGTCTGTGACGGTATGGTTTGATAAGACCCATAACTCTGAAGCTTTCGTTGACCAAGCTCCTCTTCCTGGTGTGGACCTGGTGTTCTTGACTCTACGAACCCCAGCTCCGCCTATTTTCTTCCCTTCTAGACTCAGCAAGACCCCTGCATACCGTGGCCAGCCGGTCGAGTCGTATGGATTCGGTCTCATGTACCCCACTGCCCCTCTCCGGCCCATTCAGCCCTTGTATTCTCGAGGTCATATCGCTTCAGCAGTGAAGATGTCCCTGGAAGGAAAACCAAGCAAAGACAACGCTATGCTCTGTAGCACAGCTCACTGCTGGAATGGTTCTTCAGGTGGTGGGGTCTTCGACTCGAGAACTGGAGAACTCGTTGGTATTATGGCAAGCAATGGAAAGGTTGACAATGGAGTGATCGTGCCAGACATGGCATTTGTCATTCCTGCATGTGGAGTCATCGATAAGGCTCTCCAATTGAAACAGAAGGGGAAACAGGGTAAGGTGGCGGACAGAGTGAAGGATCTCTGGGCTCTGAGAGAGACCCATGAGAGTTTGTTCAACCCTGCGAAGCCAAAGCTTTAG
- a CDS encoding uncharacterized protein (Compare to YALI0E28666g, no similarity) has product MEYVIRDMEYVSGSDFEDEPLGFPGTLDSDPLPTSEVVEPVEEVNSAPSPEPETQEAPVESETTEPVLVEDVQTTQVPDLESGPWKRKLRTRTFAQQRPYAYDQFIYKGLGLDASDIRELHYHRSDDEEYEYQDQQEDIENIAAIDADDLAGLMSDSDSPDFVPPVVYSAEQAAEKRAEKERKCVEREQKRLEGEKLRLEKEKKRAGKEQLRIEKEKRRLEKEARKTSRSTQPTAYQRFFLESDDEDGGPIDTPGGGSDGIAGSDPPNPSSQRSIVITDEPEIDRMEEPKKRNKSSNPRPPKRPRSNDYIPASTAKTRRRPQQLTLDFGTTKGSKGASRDNHVLAAVRAMAKSTKEMFTRSHAINAAQKRMLSYRRTPNIREERHWLDDGGGQIGDGTGGAGGGRSWGGGHVRSRDQGTLSWSREGGRNGSSGGGGIAGSRVSAGGGGASNNSIPGLGSGSGGVTRGQTRISRSRGLTRSSPSVSRPAGYRSLPRIRDKRAGPLEHMRRAAWNQIQEMKMKARVGGGHYSGHSGPVEDNTTQKKHVTSHSINPGHARRGGTRHLGHRTSPSPTSRNGFINEYGVRVLPSDNVAGEYNQRRHASGVHVQSLDIDHVHLDASQRGSRFNEKESGEYAIRRRIGGRTGVRREPEPEPETVSDFVGLTEMIEGGDELHDTLDVDYIGDFDKPIDVDIDPPALSSTLDPVHVEFANRLSQHDTFETTFGLANKIYTLEPIFLGRLNSPLETWMCPVSQIMVSLNDVKLIFDKILGVIEDGRRREDVYEALRLVFSHPVQETTVLEEFKNNIMGLDVGDLSDLIVSLVNYRCPLAGELLIDTDKLYVAVKDHARPLLVEAAMIRNDPIHIPFLSDGIPSLERAWRSLFVAKAIGRDESDAMLALLDLLPPTIVHEDRDVQQVDIERYKKILLMRTQLLWRFSGEAILWWAKNTPYPDTTIPELDLERLAPGNAFFTVAKMVSDVYKSGHYGPASDVAAGLVSGVGLRFPRDEGFHRNKLRKLAQTYIYLMLRVRDIYDPELRPSFAQLQDTVHTDKAHLEVIRIEFAAARQTLQIVNGSGFTEEDRKSVLKWLDQMIQMTTREYATLVRTRYAGEYENLLIQIFEQVEEAGQSVITLLTLPDGSWQKMSEPMNRALIKLVQKTPDRERPLTKAFAKFVAKHGPRYYKDFAQMHPPPRSYPMPQEALWMTMSIEAGTYVDPIDVTYIAVKSMLLKKTHEPLWSHVVELKDVNLTGLSQDMILQKIMLATTSGHLAGQLLEFIRDNLDFFDKESKLLIQKLVSYLKGNDNTAGAPQLQWFLNPANFELQADSSQLAQYSSLLKRSRHESEIKNYLLGTLSISLILDGGQVFYEAVKGIGMATTHPIHAKALMQMFESLVYSKKHATVLFLPLFLRLMVTMGNEELWIQLWSHAYVRVKTIRLDHLSSLENAYLAEFLHLTSLIPSEDSTSVLLDILGVPHSATSISSALTRQMDRDVDATLEKFHENSGKWTRGVGNSTDKISLHFITADNMASPYDSVIQCLASTIMYHPVLLPRLNFLASQNPWIGRYLEQHYFQGCQVTTLDDVFF; this is encoded by the exons ATGGAGTATGTCATTCGCGACATGGAGTACGTCAGTGGCAGCGACTTTGAGGATGAGCCGCTGGGGTTCCCTGGTACTCTCGATTCCGACCCCTTACCGACAAGTGAGGTCGTGGAgccggtggaggaggtgaacAGTGCCccttctccagaaccagagACACAGGAAGCGCCGGTGGAAAGCGAAACAACGGAACCTGTACTCGTTGAAGATGTACAGACGACACAAGTACCAGATCTAGAGTCTGGACCTTGGAAA cgAAAACTGCGAACGCGAACATTCGCTCAACAACGACCATATGCATACGACCAGTTCATCTACAAGGGTCTTGGACTGGACGCCAGCGATATCAGAGAACTGCATTACCACCGAAGTGACGATgaagagtacgagtaccaggATCAACAGGAGGACATCGAAAACATTGCTGCAATAGACGCAGATGATTTGGCAGGTCTCATGTCCGATTCTGACTCACCGGACTTTGTTCCTCCTGTTGTATACAGCGCGGAACAAGCAGCTGAAAAACGAGctgagaaagagagaaaatGTGTGGAAAGAGAACAAAAGCGACTCGAGGGGGAGAAGTTACGTCTagaaaaggaaaagaaacGGGCTGGGAAGGAACAGTTGCGTAtagagaaggaaaaacGACGCCTGGAAAAGGAGGCAAGGAAAACTTCTAGATCGACCCAACCCACCGCTTACCAACGGTTTTTTCTCGAGTCAgacgatgaagatggaggtcCAATTGATACAcctggtggtggtagtgATGGAATTGCTGGCTCAGACCCGCCAAACCCATCTTCTCAGAGAAGTATTGTGATCACAGACGAACCTGAAATTGACAGAATGGAAGAGCCCAAGAAACGCAACAAATCGAGCAATCCCAGGCCCCCGAAGCGACCAAGATCAAACGACTACATTCCAGCTTCTACAGCCAAAACGAGACGAAGACCTCAACAGCTGACTCTGGATTTTGGCACCACCAAGGGCAGCAAGGGTGCTAGCAGAGACAATCACGTTCTGGCTGCCGTTCGAGCCATGGCAAAGTCAACAAAGGAAATGTTCACTAGGTCACATGCCATTAATGCTGCTCAGAAACGCATGTTGTCGTATCGCCGGACTCCCAACATTAGAGAGGAGCGGCATTGGTTGGACGACGGAGGAGGACAGATTGGAGATGGTAccggaggagcaggagggGGGAGGTCATGGGGTGGAGGACATGtaagatcacgtgaccagggCACTTTGTCGTGGTCGCGTGAGGGAGGCAGGAATGGGAGCAGTGGCGGTGGGGGGATTGCTGGGTCACGGGTTTCAGcgggtggtggtggagcaTCAAATAACTCAATCCCTGGTcttggctctggctctggggGTGTAACACGTGGACAGACTAGGATTTCCAGATCACGTGGTCTCACACGGTCAAGTCCTTCAGTATCACGTCCTGCTGGGTACCGTTCTCTACCCCGAATCAGAGACAAACGAGCTGGTCCGTTGGAGCATATGAGACGAGCAGCGTGGAATCAGATTCAggaaatgaaaatgaaagCTCGGGTGGGTGGTGGACACTATTCTGGTCATTCTGGCCCCGTGGAGGACAACACaacccaaaaaaaacacgtGACTAGCCACTCTATCAACCCTGGGCATGCCCGACGGGGTGGTACTCGCCACCTTGGTCACAGAACCTCACCTTCGCCAACCTCCAGAAACGGTTTCATCAACGAGTACGGAGTTCGAGTTCTTCCTTCTGACAATGTTGCTGGGGAATACAACCAGCGGAGGCATGCTTCAGGTGTTCATGTTCAAAGTCTAGATATTGATCACGTGCATTTGGACGCTTCTCAGCGTGGTTCTCGGTTCAATGAAAAGGAGTCTGGAGAGTATGCTATTCGAAGACGTATTGGAGGTCGCACTGGAGTCAGGCGTGAACCTGAACCTGAGCCTGAGACTGTGTCTGACTTCGTCGGCTTGACAGAGATGATtgagggtggagatgaaCTGCATGATACCTTGGATGTTGACTACATTGGTGATTTTGATAAGCCCATCGATGTAGATATTGATCCCCCCGCTCTTTCTTCCACCTTGGACCCTGTTCATGTGGAATTTGCCAATCGTCTTTCCCAGCATGACACCTTTGAAACTACCTTTGGTCTAGCTAACAAGATTTACACGCTGGAGCCCATTTTTCTTGGACGTCTCAACTCGCCTTTGGAGACTTGGATGTGCCCTGTCTCTCAGATTATGGTCAGCCTGAATGATGTCAAGCTGATCTTTGATAAGATTCTTGGCGTTATAGAGGACGGTAGGCGTCGAGAGGATGTCTATGAGGCTCTTAGGTTGGTCTTTTCGCATCCTGTTCAAGAAACCACGGTTCTAGAGGAGTTCAAAAACAATATTATGGGTCTAGATGTCGGCGATCTTTCCGACTTGATCGTCTCTTTGGTCAATTATAGATGTCCTCTTGCTGGTGAGCTTCTCATTGACACAGATAAGCTCTATGTTGCTGTCAAAGACCATGCTCGTCCATTGCTGGTTGAGGCAGCTATGATACGTAACGACCCTATCCACATCCCATTCTTGTCAGACGGCATTCCTTCTCTGGAGCGAGCTTGGAGGAGTCTCTTTGTGGCCAAAGCCATTGGCAGAGACGAATCAGATGCCATGTTGGCATTACTTGATCTGCTGCCGCCCACAATTGTCCACGAGGATCGTGACGTTCAACAGGTTGACATTGAGCGTTACAAGAAGATTCTACTGATGAGAACTCAGCTACTCTGGCGATTTTCAGGTGAAGCGATTCTCTGGTGGGCTAAGAACACCCCTTATCCAGATACAACTATTCCAGAGCTTGACTTGGAGCGTCTGGCACCTGGAAATGCGTTCTTCACGGTTGCCAAGATGGTTTCGGATGTGTACAAGAGTGGTCATTATGGCCCAGCTTCTGATGTCGCTGCTGGGCTTGTATCTGGTGTTGGTCTTCGGTTTCCACGTGACGAAGGCTTCCATCGGAACAAACTGCGTAAGCTCGCTCAAACTTACATTTATCTCATGCTCCGAGTTCGGGATATATATGATCCTGAACTTCGACCGTCGTTCGCGCAGCTTCAGGACACTGTCCACACCGACAAGGCGCACCTGGAGGTCATCCGCATCGAGTTTGCCGCTGCTAGACAGACTCTTCAGATAGTCAATGGCAGTGGATTCACTGAGGAAGATCGAAAGAGTGTCCTTAAGTGGCTTGATCAGATGATCCAAATGACCACTCGTGAGTACGCTACCCTGGTTAGAACACGATACGCCGGAGAATATGAGAACCTTTTGATTCAGATATTCGAGCaggttgaggaggctggaCAAAGTGTGATTACTCTTTTGACTCTTCCGGATGGCAGCTGGCAGAAAATGTCTGAGCCAATGAATCGAGCTTTGATCAAGTTGGTCCAAAAGACCCCTGATAGAGAACGTCCCTTGACAAAGGCTTTCGCCAAGTTTGTTGCCAAACATGGTCCTAGGTACTACAAAGACTTTGCTCAGAtgcatcctcctcctcgcaGCTATCCCATGCCTCAAGAGGCTCTCTGGATGACTATGTCAATTGAGGCAGGAACTTATGTGGATCCCATCGATGTGACTTACATTGCCGTCAAGTCGATgcttctcaagaagacTCACGAGCCGTTGTGGAGtcatgttgttgagctgaAGGACGTGAATCTCACTGGCTTATCTCAAGACATGATCCTCCAGAAAATTATGTTGGCTACAACTTCAGGGCACTTGGCAGGACAGCTACTGGAGTTCATACGTGACAACCTTGACTTCTTTGACAAGGAGTCGAAGCTTCTTATTCAGAAACTGGTGTCTTATCTAAAGGGTAATGATAACACTGCTGGAGCTCCCCAGCTTCAATGGTTCCTGAACCCTGCCAATTTTGAACTTCAAGCTGACTCGTCGCAATTGGCCCAGTACTCGAGTTTGTTAAAACGTTCAAGACATGAGAGTGAGATCAAGAACTATTTGCTCGGCACGTTGTCCATTTCTCTCATTCTCGACGGAGGGCAGGTCTTCTATGAGGCCGTCAAGGGCATTGGTATGGCCACAACTCATCCGATTCATGCTAAAGCCTTGATGCAGATGTTTGAGTCCTTGGTTTACTCCAAGAAGCATGCTACAGTGCTATTTCTGCCGCTATTCTTACGCCTCATGGTCACCATGGGCAATGAAGAGCTATGGATCCAACTTTGGAGCCATGCCTACGTCAGGGTCAAGACAATCAGACTGGACCACCTGTCGAGTCTAGAGAACGCTTACCTTGCTGAATTTCTTCATCTCACCTCTCTCATCCCTTCGGAAGATTCGACTTCGGTGCTCTTGGACATCTTAGGAGTACCTCACTCAGCAACTAGCATCTCATCCGCACTAACACGGCAAATGGACAGAGACGTAGACGCCACTCTAGAAAAGTTTCATGAGAACAGTGGCAAATGGACTCGAGGAGTGGGAAACTCCACTGATAAAATTTCTCTGCATTTTATTACGGCAGACAACATGGCCAGTCCTTATGACTCTGTCATCCAGTGCCTTGCCAGCACTATCATGTATCACCCTGTGCTTCTACCTCGGCTCAATTTCCTCGCTTCTCAAAATCCCTGGATTGGGCGGTACTTGGAGCAGCATTATTTTCAGGGTTGCCAGGTGACTACTCTCGACGATGTCTTCTTCTAA
- a CDS encoding uncharacterized protein (Compare to YALI0E28644g, weakly similar to uniprot|Q04748 Saccharomyces cerevisiae YMR066w SOV1 hypothetical protein singleton), giving the protein MSGRSHLEFRNYPISEKCASTFLTTTQLSMMLRLVRTFRTKAGRTKIAPKTNSAFDPFKKPAFQRFEDLPASQQEAAKTQALQEFDKNVDNNPQMEIPSEYSMIAAIKQEARQNRLNRDEIRDNILHFFHLTMQAREQQMAHPTNVTVIQRGREDDRSLLFDALEVLPKNHADIFSPEEYVAFFNLAKLGTVSDQARDMKTVCDLFYPLNIFRVDPYNEMEYLQLLLDSDQAQKALKYQQARLNHKNQDVKELRWYHEFGVAVLLSLGRIKDANFEAGKIISQFSWLESNLLVHLCKTATDSETMDKWSQQLLRQMQDTEAILTRDPAVSLGNLTFTNIITKRGGVKRPFCESEEQLETALSAKTVSVAHLTELTRLYIMKGLDIKKLIKDPRVTRLLTSDTDIGLILATEAALVAKESNNNSNIKSRADPNAAIKLFETLTDQCPSLLTTPLFYTHWLNVLTYFDKRRVGHVIELMEANGVKQDSSHLVAMATYYLKHDYEKAVCLLETDTPAIWGVFLRHYARTQDDEQFNNILELFLSKKRKPSPSTISAVVNYYHKQKDYGSLWRQFNHITLNKYSPHDHLRTAAVFSSQLYKLLWKILTDYYRSKGDRAILGKPSHVHSVAGTSPRADSAWQGEWVSDGVRKWELVNEECAPAPRNLFLKMVAEQQVHSCSPIDIVPVFIRSGDFVGAIAVLRFYKDVVGYDMDGKEAGEISQVLGKIKKQVFRTRDLKRPVMDDHPLWMGLEVDLNLYIGDEVTETVEEVLKCLKEGKSTDCI; this is encoded by the coding sequence ATGTCTGGTAGGTCCCACTTAGAGTTCAGAAACTATCCGATAAGTGAAAAGTGTGCATCAACATTTCTCACTACTACACAGCTGTCCATGATGCTACGACTGGTTCGAACGTTCCGGACCAAGGCAGGACGCACGAAAATTGCGCCCAAAACGAATTCGGCGTTTGATCCATTCAAAAAGCCCGCTTTTCAACGGTTCGAAGATCTCCCAGCATcccaacaagaagctgctaAGACCCAAGCGTTACAAGAGTTCGATAAAAATGTGGACAACAATCCCCAGATGGAGATCCCTTCTGAATACAGCATGATCGCTGCCATTAAACAGGAAGCACGACAAAACCGACTGAATCGAGACGAGATTCGAGACAACATTCTACATTTCTTTCATCTCACCATGCAGGCTCGTGAGCAACAGATGGCCCATCCTACAAACGTCACAGTTATTCAGAGAGGACGGGAGGACGACAGATCGCTTTTGTTTGATGCTCTGGAGGTGCTGCCAAAAAATCACGCCGATATCTTCTCTCCCGAAGAGTATGTGGCATTTTTCAACCTCGCCAAGTTGGGAACAGTTAGTGATCAAGCTAGAGACATGAAGACTGTCTGTGACTTATTTTACCCTCTCAACATCTTTAGAGTGGACCCATACAATGAAATGGAGTACCTGCAGCTGTTGCTAGACTCAGATCAAGCCCAGAAAGCACTCAAATACCAACAGGCACGGCTGAATCACAAGAACCAGGACGTCAAAGAGCTGAGATGGTATCACGAGTTTGGAGTTGCAGTCCTGCTATCTCTGGGGCGAATCAAGGACGCCAATTTCGAAGCAGGAAAGATCATCTCTCAATTTAGTTGGCTTGAGAGCAATCTGCTAGTGCACCTGTGTAAGACAGCCACAGACTCGGAAACTATGGATAAATGGTCACAACAGCTTCTGAGACAAATGCAGGATACTGAAGCCATCCTGACACGTGATCCAGCCGTTAGCTTGGGGAATCTCACATTCACAAACATTATCACCAAGCGTGGGGGAGTCAAGAGACCGTTTTGCGAGTCGGAAGAGCAGTTGGAGACTGCTTTGAGTGCCAAgacagtgtctgtagcTCATCTCACTGAGCTTACTAGACTCTACATCATGAAAGGACTGGACATTAAGAAACTCATCAAAGATCCACGTGTGACACGACTACTAACCAGTGATACCGACATTGGATTGATTCTAGCAACTGAGGCAGCGTTGGTGGCTAAGGAATCTAATAACAACTCAAACATAAAGTCACGTGCTGATCCAAATGCCGCTATCAAGCTCTTTGAGACTCTGACTGATCAATGTCCCTCACTACTCACAACTCCACTGTTCTATACCCATTGGCTCAATGTGTTGACGTACTTTGATAAGCGAAGGgtgggtcatgtgattgagCTGATGGAGGCAAATGGAGTTAAGCAGGACAGTTCGCATCTGGTTGCCATGGCAACATATTATCTGAAGCATGACTACGAGAAGGCCGTCTGTCTTTTGGAAACCGACACACCTGCAATTTGGGGGGTGTTTCTTCGACATTATGCGCGGACCCAGGACGATGAACAGTTCAACAATATCCTTGAGCTGTTTCTTTCCAAGAAAAGAAAGCCTAGTCCTAGTACAATTTCTGCAGTCGTCAACTATTATCACAAGCAGAAGGACTACGGATCCCTATGGAGGCAGTTTAATCATATCACGCTTAACAAGTATAGTCCTCATGACCATCTACGAACAGCTGCAGTCTTCTCTTCCCAGCTGTACAAGCTGCTGTGGAAGATTCTGACCGACTACTACCGCTCCAAAGGCGACAGAGCGATTCTTGGAAAGCCCTCTCATGTTCATTCAGTTGCTGGCACCTCCCCACGAGCTGACTCAGCATGGCAGGGTGAGTGGGTCAGTGACGGTGTAAGAAAGTGGGAGCTGGTGAATGAAGAGTgtgctcctgctcctcgaaACCTGTTTCTGAAGATGGTTGCTGAGCAGCAGGTCCACTCATGCAGTCCAATAGACATCGTCCCTGTCTTCATTCGATCAGGTGACTTTGTGGGTGCTATTGCGGTTCTGCGTTTCTACAAGGATGTGGTTGGCTACGATATGGATGGAAAAGAGGCTGGAGAGATCTCACAAGTTCTTGGAAAAATAAAGAAGCAGGTGTTCCGTACTCGGGACTTGAAGCGACCTGTTATGGACGACCATCCTCTTTGGATGGGCCTGGAGGTTGATCTGAATTTGTACATTGGAGATGAAGTTACCGAGACTGTAGAAGAGGTCCTGAAGTGTCTCAAGGAGGGTAAAAGCACGGATTGTATATAG
- a CDS encoding uncharacterized protein (Compare to YALI0E28721g, weakly similar to CA3804|CaRIM1 Candida albicans CaRIM1 telomere-binding protein (by homology)) — protein MFRFTRKFTTSAAARDAFKVTLHGRIAKAPETLTSAAGNPYIKYTVAINDFREDRPASFISVTSFEDRAAQFLSVLKTGTPVMVTGNATYQYPPNSEMGDGKYPYLSVTQTSIDVISGKKRDETVE, from the exons ATGTTCCGATTCACTCGAAAATTCACcacctctgctgctgcccgaGACGCCTTCAAGGTCACTCTCCATGGCCGTATCGCGAAGGCCCCCGAGACCCTGACCTCCGCTGCTGGCAACCCCTACATCAAATACACCGTTGCTATCAACGACTTCCGAGAGGATCGACCCGCTTCTTTCATCTCCGTCACCTCTTTTGAGGATCGAGCCGCCCAATTCCTCAGCGTTCTCAAGACCGGAACCCCCGTCATGGTCACTGGAAACGCTACCTACCAGTACCCCCCCAACTCCGAGATGGGAGATGGAAAGTACCCCTACCTTAGCGTCACTCAGA CCTCCATCGACGTCATCTCCGGCAAGAAGCGAGACGAGACCGTTGAGTAG